A single Dechloromonas denitrificans DNA region contains:
- a CDS encoding serine/threonine-protein kinase, translated as MIRKLGKYELFKKLGEGASSTVYLGRDPFAQRDVAIKVATPEILSDANKGKLYTNLFLNEASLVGKLKHPHIVQIYDAVVAEKLCYIVMEYVAGGTLDEHARPGRLLEVDRVVELIFKCSRALDFAHRQGITHRDIKPANILLSGESGIKITDFGAAITNGHNERTQVSGIGSPAYMSPEQILELPLDHRTDIYSLGVVMFQLLTGRLPFEADNQFNMVYQIIHSLAPTPSSLRPGLPPVLDEIVGRAMTRERDERYPSWEPFAHDLARAVRKRQLQKTTGEFADTEKFGILRALPFFAHFSDVEIWEVLRFSHWQRATPGSVIIHDGEPGDFFCFLAEGQLKVSKGGKTLNVLTKGDCFGEMAVISRPAQLRAADITALSAADIITVRGEALHKASEACRMHFYQGFLEVLAARLALANQRLATA; from the coding sequence ATGATCAGAAAGCTCGGCAAATACGAGCTTTTCAAGAAGCTTGGCGAAGGGGCGAGCAGCACCGTCTATCTCGGTCGCGACCCTTTCGCCCAGCGTGACGTGGCGATCAAGGTGGCGACGCCGGAAATCCTGAGCGATGCCAATAAAGGCAAGCTGTACACCAACCTGTTCCTGAACGAAGCCTCGCTGGTCGGCAAATTGAAGCACCCGCACATCGTCCAGATCTACGATGCCGTGGTCGCCGAAAAGCTCTGCTACATCGTCATGGAATACGTCGCCGGCGGCACGCTCGACGAGCACGCCCGGCCCGGCCGGCTGCTCGAGGTCGACCGCGTTGTCGAACTGATCTTCAAATGCAGCCGGGCGCTCGATTTCGCGCATCGGCAGGGGATCACGCACCGCGACATCAAGCCGGCCAATATCCTGCTGAGCGGCGAGTCGGGCATCAAGATTACCGATTTCGGCGCCGCCATCACCAATGGCCACAATGAGCGCACCCAGGTCTCGGGCATCGGCTCGCCGGCCTATATGTCGCCGGAACAGATACTGGAATTGCCACTCGACCATCGAACCGACATCTATTCGCTCGGCGTCGTGATGTTTCAACTGCTCACCGGCCGCCTGCCGTTTGAGGCCGACAACCAGTTCAACATGGTGTACCAGATCATCCACAGCCTGGCGCCCACGCCATCGAGCCTGCGCCCCGGCCTGCCGCCGGTGCTCGACGAGATCGTCGGCCGGGCAATGACCCGCGAGCGCGACGAGCGCTACCCGAGCTGGGAGCCCTTCGCCCACGACCTGGCCCGAGCCGTGCGCAAGCGCCAGTTGCAAAAGACCACTGGCGAGTTCGCCGATACCGAAAAATTCGGCATCCTGCGCGCCCTGCCCTTCTTCGCCCATTTCAGCGATGTCGAAATCTGGGAAGTCCTGCGTTTCTCGCACTGGCAGCGCGCCACGCCGGGCAGCGTGATCATCCACGATGGCGAACCCGGCGACTTTTTCTGTTTCCTGGCCGAAGGCCAGCTCAAGGTCAGCAAGGGCGGCAAAACGCTCAATGTCTTGACCAAAGGCGACTGCTTCGGCGAAATGGCGGTGATCAGCCGACCGGCCCAATTGCGGGCGGCCGACATCACGGCGCTCAGCGCAGCCGACATCATCACGGTACGCGGCGAAGCACTGCACAAGGCCTCGGAAGCCTGTCGCATGCATTTCTACCAGGGCTTTCTCGAGGTGCTGGCCGCCCGCCTGGCGCTGGCCAACCAGCGGCTGGCCACGGCCTGA
- a CDS encoding OsmC family protein, with product MYSTVIDNTPLIHVSAGKHAADYSVNGSLMNPLEAFYASLAACAAVFAKKACKELGVAAEGIEINCKPFAGSGGPLTLGKFKTEVRFPEHFTAEQKAKVLDSIAHCAVKEIVAEGPTIEFSAAEV from the coding sequence ATGTACTCAACCGTTATCGATAACACGCCACTTATCCACGTCAGCGCCGGCAAGCACGCTGCCGATTATTCCGTAAACGGTTCGTTGATGAATCCGCTGGAAGCGTTCTACGCTTCGCTGGCTGCCTGCGCTGCCGTCTTTGCCAAGAAAGCCTGCAAGGAGCTGGGCGTAGCAGCCGAAGGCATCGAAATCAACTGCAAGCCATTCGCCGGTAGCGGCGGCCCGCTGACCCTCGGCAAGTTCAAGACCGAAGTGCGCTTCCCCGAACATTTCACCGCCGAGCAGAAGGCCAAGGTACTCGACAGCATTGCCCATTGTGCGGTCAAGGAAATCGTTGCCGAAGGCCCGACCATCGAATTCTCGGCCGCCGAAGTGTAA
- the grxD gene encoding Grx4 family monothiol glutaredoxin: protein MSDVQQRIHETVTNNPVVLYMKGDARFPQCGFSATAVQILKACGVNDFVTVNVLADEEIRNGVKEYANWPTIPQLYVKGEFVGGCDIMKEMYQAGEMQKLLEDVAQA, encoded by the coding sequence ATGTCCGACGTGCAGCAACGCATTCACGAAACCGTTACCAACAATCCCGTGGTCCTCTACATGAAAGGCGACGCGCGTTTTCCGCAATGCGGCTTTTCGGCGACCGCCGTGCAAATCCTGAAAGCCTGCGGGGTCAATGACTTCGTCACGGTCAACGTGCTGGCCGATGAGGAAATCCGCAATGGCGTGAAGGAATACGCCAACTGGCCGACCATTCCGCAACTCTACGTCAAGGGCGAGTTCGTCGGCGGTTGCGACATCATGAAAGAGATGTACCAGGCCGGCGAAATGCAGAAATTGCTGGAAGACGTCGCCCAGGCCTGA
- the prmC gene encoding peptide chain release factor N(5)-glutamine methyltransferase, which yields MTLGEALAAARQKIDRLDARLLLQYATGCSHADLLARPETPLIALAYAQFAAWVERRGAGEPLAYLVGEAEFRGRVFQVSPAVLIPRPETEVLIELALDKLRGFAAPRVLDLGTGSGIVAISLALECPAARLVAVDVSPEALSVARTNAGRLAAPVDFRAGDWFAPVAGERFDLIVSNPPYVAGGDPHLALNGLPFEPQLALTDGADGLSCIRHIVAGAPAHLQAGGWLLFEHGYDQGEASRNLLTDGAFKATFTHRDLSGIDRVSGASL from the coding sequence ATGACCCTCGGCGAGGCCTTGGCTGCAGCAAGGCAGAAGATCGACCGGCTCGACGCCCGGCTGCTGCTGCAATACGCCACCGGCTGCAGCCATGCCGATCTGCTGGCGCGGCCGGAAACGCCGCTCATTGCCCTGGCCTATGCGCAATTCGCGGCATGGGTCGAGCGCCGGGGGGCCGGCGAGCCGCTGGCCTATCTGGTCGGTGAGGCCGAATTCCGCGGCCGCGTCTTCCAGGTTTCGCCGGCGGTGCTGATTCCGCGGCCGGAAACCGAAGTGCTGATCGAACTGGCGCTCGACAAGCTGCGCGGCTTCGCAGCGCCACGGGTGCTCGATCTCGGCACCGGGTCCGGTATCGTCGCCATTTCGCTGGCCCTTGAATGCCCGGCGGCCCGGCTGGTTGCCGTCGATGTCTCGCCCGAGGCACTGTCCGTCGCCCGTACCAATGCCGGCCGTTTGGCGGCACCGGTCGATTTCCGGGCCGGTGACTGGTTTGCGCCGGTGGCCGGTGAACGCTTCGACCTGATCGTTTCGAATCCGCCCTACGTCGCCGGCGGTGATCCGCATCTCGCCCTCAACGGCTTGCCGTTCGAGCCGCAGCTGGCGCTGACCGATGGGGCCGACGGGCTGTCCTGTATCCGCCACATCGTCGCCGGAGCTCCGGCGCATCTGCAAGCTGGCGGCTGGCTGCTTTTCGAGCACGGTTACGACCAGGGCGAGGCGAGCCGGAACTTATTAACCGATGGCGCGTTCAAAGCGACATTCACTCATCGCGACCTGTCCGGCATCGACCGTGTTTCAGGCGCTTCCCTGTAA
- the prfA gene encoding peptide chain release factor 1: MKSSIRQKLELLVDRLDEIDRMLSAPSTANDMDQFRKLSRERAELEPVIIQFTAFRQAENDLAEAEAMLADPDMRDFAAEEMAAAKARLPELEIELQKLLLPKDPNDERSVLLEIRAGTGGDESALFAGDLFRMYSRYAERQRWQVEVLSASESELGGYREIICRIGGNGAYSRLKFESGGHRVQRVPETETQGRIHTSACTVAIMPEVDEVEDVNLNPADLRIDTFRASGAGGQHINKTDSAVRITHLPTGIVAECQDGRSQHANKASAMKVLAARIKDVQVRAQQAHISSTRKSLIGSGDRSERIRTYNFPQGRITDHRINLTLYKIAAIMDGDMDELLGALAAEHQADLLAELAEQN, translated from the coding sequence ATGAAATCGAGCATCCGCCAAAAACTCGAGCTGCTGGTCGACCGTCTCGATGAAATCGACCGCATGCTTTCGGCGCCCAGTACCGCCAACGACATGGACCAGTTCCGCAAACTGTCGCGCGAGCGCGCCGAACTGGAGCCGGTGATCATCCAGTTCACCGCTTTCCGCCAGGCCGAGAACGATCTGGCCGAAGCCGAGGCGATGCTCGCCGACCCCGACATGCGCGACTTTGCCGCGGAGGAAATGGCGGCCGCCAAGGCCCGCTTGCCCGAGCTGGAAATCGAATTGCAGAAGTTGCTGCTGCCGAAAGACCCCAACGACGAGCGCAGCGTGCTGCTGGAAATCCGGGCCGGGACCGGCGGCGACGAATCGGCGCTGTTCGCCGGCGACCTCTTCCGGATGTATTCACGCTATGCCGAGCGTCAGCGCTGGCAGGTCGAGGTGCTGTCGGCCAGCGAATCGGAACTCGGCGGCTATCGCGAAATCATTTGTCGCATCGGCGGCAACGGTGCCTATTCGCGCCTCAAGTTCGAGTCGGGCGGGCATCGCGTGCAGCGCGTGCCGGAAACCGAAACCCAGGGCCGCATCCATACCTCGGCTTGTACCGTGGCGATCATGCCGGAAGTCGATGAGGTCGAGGACGTCAATCTCAACCCGGCCGATCTCCGGATCGATACTTTCCGCGCCTCCGGCGCCGGTGGCCAGCACATCAACAAGACCGACTCGGCGGTACGCATCACCCACCTGCCGACCGGCATCGTCGCCGAGTGCCAGGACGGCCGCTCGCAGCATGCCAACAAGGCCTCGGCGATGAAGGTGCTGGCGGCCCGCATCAAGGACGTCCAGGTACGCGCCCAGCAGGCCCATATTTCGAGCACCCGGAAGAGCCTGATCGGCTCCGGCGACCGCTCCGAGCGCATCCGCACCTACAACTTCCCGCAGGGCCGGATCACCGACCACCGCATCAACCTGACGCTGTACAAGATCGCCGCGATCATGGACGGCGACATGGACGAACTGCTCGGCGCGCTGGCCGCCGAACACCAGGCCGACCTGCTGGCCGAACTGGCCGAGCAAAACTGA
- a CDS encoding diguanylate cyclase has translation MPHISHSVIALAETLEQHWTNYRESGDFDLFVEFTLLLNGLTEQLNRLHLPGLVRACQELENTALALFGDSSMHPVAIDQAIAIERKLSIILGELRRHETPAVATRRLADAPSNSDDLRDYPRRVLIVSRAAHPWSAALAEQLAFFGFTPEELRWAGRPDSAEAPLAIVFIPDREGCIYPPSSVSCIMELRTLFPTSYFYCLSVPSNLESIVLLQRAGADTCVPVGNKVSDVLSRILDLVQTHEHETHRVLVVEDSATAVAHIRRSLPQQGIDSRAINDPRTLLEAAADYQPDAILMDMHMPFCTGVEVTSALRQIPEFHALPVIYLSSETDIALQVEALRLGGDQFLTKPVNPIILASVVKTKIERYREMLHSGRHDSLTGLLNHSTAKGQLERMLQTVSTAGRLVVAMIDIDFFKSVNDNYGHPVGDQVIRSLAWLLRGRLRNTDLVGRYGGEEFILALSDIETDRAVSLLEQIRQDFSNLPHAHAHGALRATFSCGVASLPDYLTAATLIEAADNALLEAKRTGRNRLVMAPPPAAGDSVVGVEMEKPANRRL, from the coding sequence ATGCCCCATATCTCCCATTCCGTCATTGCCCTGGCGGAAACCCTGGAACAGCACTGGACAAACTATCGCGAGTCCGGTGACTTCGACCTGTTCGTCGAATTCACCCTGCTCCTGAACGGCTTGACCGAGCAGCTCAACCGCCTGCATCTGCCGGGGCTGGTGCGCGCCTGCCAGGAACTCGAAAACACCGCGCTGGCACTGTTCGGCGACAGCTCGATGCACCCGGTGGCGATCGATCAGGCCATCGCCATCGAACGCAAACTGAGCATCATCCTGGGCGAACTGCGCCGCCACGAAACGCCGGCCGTGGCGACCCGGCGCCTGGCTGATGCGCCAAGCAACAGCGACGACCTGAGAGATTACCCGCGGCGGGTGTTGATCGTTTCCCGCGCCGCACACCCGTGGAGCGCAGCCCTGGCCGAACAACTCGCCTTTTTCGGCTTCACGCCGGAAGAGCTGCGCTGGGCCGGCCGGCCGGATAGTGCCGAAGCGCCGCTGGCCATCGTCTTCATCCCGGATCGGGAAGGCTGCATTTATCCGCCGAGCAGCGTTTCGTGCATCATGGAGTTGCGAACGCTTTTTCCGACCAGCTATTTCTACTGCCTGTCGGTGCCCTCGAATCTGGAAAGCATCGTGCTGCTCCAACGGGCCGGCGCCGACACCTGTGTGCCGGTCGGCAACAAGGTCAGCGACGTGCTGTCGCGCATTCTCGATCTGGTCCAGACGCACGAACACGAAACGCACCGCGTTCTGGTCGTCGAGGACTCCGCCACGGCCGTCGCCCATATCCGCCGTTCGCTGCCCCAGCAGGGCATCGACAGCCGCGCCATCAACGACCCGCGAACCCTGCTCGAAGCGGCCGCCGACTACCAGCCCGACGCCATCCTGATGGACATGCACATGCCGTTCTGCACCGGCGTCGAGGTGACCAGCGCGCTGCGGCAGATTCCCGAATTCCATGCCCTGCCGGTAATCTACCTGTCGAGCGAAACCGACATCGCGCTGCAGGTCGAAGCCTTGCGCCTCGGCGGCGACCAGTTCCTGACCAAGCCGGTCAATCCGATCATCCTCGCCTCGGTCGTCAAGACCAAGATCGAGCGCTACCGGGAAATGCTCCATTCCGGCCGCCATGACAGCCTGACCGGCCTGCTCAACCACTCGACCGCCAAGGGCCAGCTGGAGCGCATGCTGCAGACGGTCTCGACGGCCGGCCGGCTGGTCGTGGCGATGATCGATATCGATTTTTTCAAGTCGGTCAATGACAACTACGGTCACCCGGTCGGCGACCAGGTCATCCGCAGCCTAGCCTGGCTGCTCCGCGGCCGTTTGCGCAACACCGATCTGGTCGGCCGCTACGGCGGCGAGGAATTCATTCTGGCATTGTCCGACATCGAGACCGACCGTGCGGTCAGCCTGCTTGAGCAGATCCGTCAAGATTTTTCCAACCTGCCGCACGCCCATGCCCATGGCGCCCTGCGCGCCACCTTCAGCTGTGGCGTCGCCAGCTTGCCGGACTACCTGACGGCGGCGACCCTGATCGAGGCGGCCGACAACGCCCTGCTCGAAGCCAAGCGCACCGGCCGCAACCGGCTGGTCATGGCACCGCCGCCAGCCGCTGGCGACTCAGTCGTTGGCGTGGAGATGGAAAAGCCGGCCAACCGCCGACTGTAG
- the hemA gene encoding glutamyl-tRNA reductase, whose protein sequence is MIFTLGINHHSAPLAIRERVAFNADKLHQALADLVHSQPVKEVAILSTCNRTEIYCAAETPDVVIDWLARYHQVERSEIAPYLYTHDQPEAIRHAFRVASGLDSMVIGEPQILGQMKDAVRVAEESGTLGTQLHKLFQRSFSVAKEVRSTTAIGANIVSMAAAGVHLAERIFESIETQRILFIGAGEMIELCATHFCARHPKQVTIANRTLERGRELAERFNGTAIRLDELGEHLAQNDIVVSCTASPVPIIGLGLVERAIKARRHRPMFMIDLAVPRDIEEDVGNLDDVFLYTVDDLALVVESGLESRQAAVVEAETIIANRVQDFIGWLQSRDTVPVIRSLRDSAERMRRHELEHAMKLLAKGESADKVLDQLSHRLTNKLLHAPTQALNLADGQERLELQSAVGRLFHLHAND, encoded by the coding sequence GTGATCTTTACCCTCGGCATCAATCATCACTCCGCACCCCTCGCCATCCGTGAGCGGGTGGCGTTCAATGCCGACAAGTTGCATCAGGCGCTGGCCGATCTGGTGCATAGCCAGCCGGTCAAGGAGGTGGCGATCCTGTCCACCTGCAACCGCACGGAAATTTACTGCGCCGCCGAAACGCCGGACGTGGTGATCGACTGGCTGGCCCGCTATCACCAGGTCGAGCGCAGTGAAATCGCTCCCTATCTGTATACCCACGACCAGCCGGAAGCCATTCGCCATGCCTTCCGGGTGGCCAGCGGCCTCGACTCGATGGTTATCGGCGAGCCGCAGATCCTCGGCCAGATGAAGGACGCCGTGCGCGTCGCCGAAGAGAGCGGGACGCTCGGCACCCAGCTGCACAAGCTGTTCCAGCGCTCATTCTCGGTCGCCAAGGAAGTGCGCAGCACGACGGCGATCGGCGCCAATATCGTGTCGATGGCGGCGGCCGGCGTGCATCTGGCCGAACGGATTTTCGAATCGATCGAGACGCAGCGCATCCTGTTCATCGGCGCCGGCGAAATGATCGAGCTGTGTGCCACCCATTTCTGCGCCCGTCATCCGAAGCAGGTGACCATCGCCAACCGCACGCTGGAACGCGGCCGGGAACTGGCCGAGCGCTTCAACGGCACGGCCATCCGTCTCGACGAACTGGGCGAGCATCTGGCGCAGAACGATATCGTCGTTTCCTGCACTGCCAGCCCGGTGCCGATCATCGGCCTCGGCTTGGTCGAACGGGCGATCAAGGCCCGGCGGCACCGGCCGATGTTCATGATCGACCTGGCCGTGCCGCGCGATATCGAGGAGGATGTCGGCAATCTCGACGACGTTTTTCTCTATACCGTCGACGATCTGGCCCTGGTCGTCGAGAGCGGCCTGGAGTCGCGTCAGGCGGCGGTGGTCGAGGCCGAGACGATTATCGCCAACCGGGTGCAGGACTTCATCGGCTGGCTGCAGTCGCGGGATACCGTGCCGGTCATTCGTTCGCTGCGCGATTCGGCCGAGCGCATGCGCCGGCACGAACTCGAGCACGCGATGAAATTGCTGGCCAAGGGCGAATCGGCCGACAAGGTGCTCGATCAACTGTCGCATCGCCTGACCAACAAGCTGCTGCACGCCCCGACCCAGGCCCTGAATCTGGCCGATGGTCAGGAGCGCCTCGAACTACAGTCGGCGGTTGGCCGGCTTTTCCATCTCCACGCCAACGACTGA
- a CDS encoding sulfate/molybdate ABC transporter ATP-binding protein produces MSIEIRNISKRFGNFVALDNINLAIPTGELVALLGPSGCGKTTLLRIIAGMESADGGEVLFSGADASHLHAREREVGFVFQHYALFRHMTVFENVAFGLRVKPRKERPAEAEIKRRVMELLGLVQLDWLADRYPSQLSGGQRQRIALARALAVEPKVLLLDEPFGALDTKVRKELRRWLRRLHDDMHISSVFVTHDQEEALEVADRVVVMNHGKIEQIGSPDEVYSSPASPFVYQFLGNVNVFHSRVQGAYAEVERGEATEKTTAFVRPHDIDITHQPIEDGLQATVQHVHPIGPVVRVELLHEREIIEVELSRERHESLQLAAGQSVWFRPRQMKVFGADEVACPTPEKQAFLF; encoded by the coding sequence ATGAGCATCGAAATCCGCAATATCTCCAAGCGCTTCGGCAATTTCGTCGCGCTCGACAACATCAACCTCGCCATCCCGACTGGCGAGCTGGTCGCCCTGCTCGGTCCCTCCGGCTGCGGCAAGACAACGCTGCTCCGGATCATCGCCGGGATGGAAAGCGCCGATGGCGGCGAGGTGCTGTTCTCCGGGGCCGACGCCAGTCACCTGCACGCCCGCGAGCGCGAGGTCGGTTTCGTCTTCCAGCACTACGCGCTGTTCCGTCACATGACGGTATTCGAGAATGTCGCCTTCGGCCTGCGCGTCAAGCCGCGCAAGGAGCGGCCGGCCGAGGCCGAGATCAAGCGCCGGGTGATGGAATTGCTCGGCCTGGTCCAGCTCGACTGGCTGGCCGACCGCTATCCGTCGCAACTGTCCGGCGGCCAGCGCCAGCGCATCGCGCTGGCCCGGGCGCTGGCCGTCGAGCCGAAGGTGTTGCTGCTCGACGAGCCGTTCGGGGCGCTCGACACCAAGGTGCGCAAGGAGCTGCGCCGCTGGCTGCGCCGCCTGCACGACGACATGCACATCTCCAGCGTCTTCGTCACGCACGACCAGGAGGAGGCGCTGGAAGTGGCCGACCGGGTGGTGGTGATGAATCACGGCAAGATCGAGCAGATCGGCTCACCGGACGAGGTGTACTCCAGCCCCGCCTCGCCCTTCGTCTATCAGTTCCTCGGCAACGTCAATGTCTTCCATAGCCGGGTCCAGGGGGCCTATGCCGAAGTCGAGCGCGGCGAAGCGACGGAAAAGACCACGGCCTTTGTCCGCCCGCACGATATCGACATCACCCATCAACCGATCGAGGACGGCTTGCAGGCGACCGTCCAGCATGTTCATCCGATCGGTCCGGTGGTGCGCGTCGAGCTGCTGCATGAACGCGAGATCATCGAAGTCGAACTGTCGCGCGAGCGGCACGAGTCGCTGCAACTGGCGGCCGGTCAGTCGGTGTGGTTCCGGCCGCGGCAGATGAAGGTCTTCGGGGCCGACGAGGTGGCGTGCCCGACGCCGGAAAAGCAGGCGTTTCTGTTCTGA
- the cysW gene encoding sulfate ABC transporter permease subunit CysW, translated as MKTNRAAQEAGWVRYTLLTVGLGFLFFFLGLPLVAVFVEALAQGVPLYVEALKEPETRSAIWLTVGIAVAVLPFNIAFGVAAAWAIAKFEFKGKSLLITLIDLPFAVSPVVAGLIFILLFGAQGTFGAWLSEHDLKIIFAVPGMIIATLFITFPFIARELIPLMQAQGKDEEEAAVSLGASGWQMFWRVTLPNIKWGLLYGVILSNARAMGEFGAVSVVSGHIRGETNTLPLHVEILYNEYNAIGAFAAASILALLALVTLVAKATVEWRMKKETEMLNTVLAPEKT; from the coding sequence ATGAAAACCAACCGGGCAGCCCAGGAGGCCGGCTGGGTCCGCTATACCCTGCTGACGGTCGGCCTCGGCTTTCTCTTTTTCTTCCTTGGCTTGCCGCTCGTCGCGGTTTTCGTCGAGGCGCTGGCCCAGGGCGTGCCGCTCTATGTCGAGGCCTTGAAGGAACCCGAGACGCGCTCGGCGATCTGGCTGACCGTCGGCATCGCCGTTGCCGTGCTGCCCTTCAACATCGCCTTCGGCGTGGCGGCGGCCTGGGCCATCGCCAAGTTCGAGTTCAAGGGCAAGAGCCTGCTGATCACGCTGATCGATCTGCCGTTCGCCGTTTCGCCGGTGGTCGCCGGCCTGATCTTCATCCTGCTGTTCGGGGCGCAGGGCACGTTCGGCGCCTGGCTCTCGGAACACGATCTGAAAATCATCTTCGCCGTGCCCGGCATGATCATCGCCACGCTGTTCATCACCTTCCCGTTCATCGCCCGCGAACTGATTCCGCTGATGCAGGCACAGGGCAAGGATGAAGAGGAGGCGGCGGTGTCGCTCGGCGCTTCCGGCTGGCAGATGTTCTGGCGGGTGACGCTGCCCAATATCAAGTGGGGCCTGCTCTACGGCGTGATCCTCTCCAACGCCCGGGCGATGGGGGAATTCGGCGCGGTCTCCGTAGTCTCCGGCCATATCCGCGGCGAAACCAATACCCTGCCGCTGCACGTCGAAATCCTCTACAACGAATACAACGCCATCGGCGCCTTCGCCGCGGCTTCCATCCTTGCCTTGCTCGCCCTGGTCACTCTGGTCGCCAAGGCCACCGTCGAATGGCGGATGAAGAAGGAAACCGAAATGTTGAATACCGTCCTGGCGCCGGAGAAAACCTGA
- the cysT gene encoding sulfate ABC transporter permease subunit CysT — translation MATTTHRVLPGFGLALGYTLVYLSLLILLPLGGMVLKASELGVGQVIDIALGERSLAAFRVTFGASLAAAAINAFFGLIVAWILVRYSFPGKRFVDALVDLPFALPTAVAGITLATLYAGNGWLGRYLEPLGVKVAYTPLGIVFALTFITLPFVVRTLQPVIEDIETEVEEAAASLGASRWQTFTRVIFPAIFPALLTGFALAFARAIGEYGSVIFIAGNLPMISEITPLLIISKLEQYDVLGATALAVVMLVLSFLLLLGVNVLQWWTANRHKHGEPLEATAAKAAGGAQ, via the coding sequence ATGGCGACAACAACGCATCGCGTGTTGCCCGGCTTCGGTCTGGCGCTGGGCTACACGCTGGTTTATCTCTCGTTGCTGATCCTGTTGCCGCTCGGCGGCATGGTGCTCAAGGCGTCCGAACTCGGTGTCGGCCAGGTCATCGATATCGCGCTCGGCGAGCGCTCGCTGGCGGCCTTTCGCGTGACTTTCGGGGCGTCGCTGGCGGCGGCGGCGATCAACGCCTTTTTCGGCCTGATCGTCGCCTGGATCCTGGTGCGCTATTCCTTTCCCGGCAAGCGCTTCGTCGATGCCCTGGTCGATCTGCCCTTCGCGCTGCCGACGGCGGTCGCCGGCATCACGCTGGCCACGCTGTATGCCGGCAACGGCTGGCTGGGTCGCTACCTCGAACCGCTCGGCGTGAAAGTGGCGTACACGCCGCTTGGCATCGTCTTCGCGCTGACCTTCATCACCCTGCCGTTTGTCGTGCGGACGTTGCAGCCGGTGATCGAGGATATCGAAACCGAGGTTGAAGAGGCTGCCGCCTCGCTCGGTGCCTCGCGCTGGCAGACTTTTACCCGGGTCATCTTTCCGGCCATCTTCCCGGCCCTGCTGACCGGCTTCGCGCTGGCCTTTGCCCGGGCCATCGGCGAGTACGGCTCGGTAATCTTCATCGCCGGCAATCTGCCGATGATTTCCGAAATCACCCCGCTGCTGATCATTTCCAAGCTCGAGCAGTACGACGTATTGGGGGCGACGGCGCTGGCCGTCGTCATGCTCGTCCTTTCCTTTCTGCTGCTGCTCGGCGTCAATGTGCTGCAGTGGTGGACGGCCAACCGGCACAAGCATGGCGAGCCGCTCGAAGCGACCGCGGCCAAGGCCGCCGGAGGTGCCCAATGA
- a CDS encoding sulfate ABC transporter substrate-binding protein produces the protein MTQFRKSISGLLLALVAGAALADATLLNVSYDVARDVYKDYNPLFQKYWKAKSGESLELKQSHGGSTKQVRAVADGLEADVVTMNQANDIEFLADKGLVAKDWAHKFPNNASPYTSTMVFIVRKGNPKAIKDWADIAAPGVQMIIPHPKNTGNGRNTYLSAWAWALKQPGGNDKSAQEFLGKLLKNAPLFAAGGRDATTTFMQRQMGDVLITFESEAEMIAKEFGKGNFEVVYPSLTMQTEFPVALVEKVVDKKGTRKQAQAYLDYLWSKEGQENAAQNYLRPRDPEILKKYAQSFPPVKTFTVDAVFGSATKAFAVHFKDGGTFDQLYQSK, from the coding sequence ATGACCCAATTCCGCAAATCGATTTCCGGCCTGCTGCTGGCGCTGGTGGCCGGCGCCGCGCTGGCCGATGCGACGCTGCTCAATGTGTCGTACGACGTGGCGCGCGATGTTTACAAGGACTACAACCCGTTGTTCCAGAAATACTGGAAGGCCAAGTCCGGCGAAAGCCTCGAGCTGAAGCAGTCGCATGGCGGCTCGACCAAGCAGGTGCGGGCGGTGGCCGACGGCCTGGAGGCCGACGTGGTGACCATGAATCAGGCCAACGACATCGAGTTTCTGGCCGACAAGGGGCTGGTGGCCAAGGACTGGGCGCATAAATTTCCGAACAATGCTTCACCCTATACCTCGACGATGGTTTTCATCGTCCGCAAGGGCAATCCGAAGGCGATCAAGGATTGGGCCGATATTGCGGCGCCCGGCGTGCAGATGATCATTCCGCATCCGAAAAACACCGGCAACGGCCGCAACACCTATCTCTCGGCCTGGGCCTGGGCGCTCAAGCAGCCGGGTGGCAACGACAAGAGCGCCCAGGAATTTCTCGGCAAGCTGCTGAAGAATGCGCCGCTGTTCGCCGCCGGCGGCCGCGACGCGACGACGACCTTCATGCAGCGCCAGATGGGCGACGTGCTGATCACCTTCGAATCGGAGGCCGAGATGATCGCCAAGGAATTCGGCAAGGGCAACTTCGAAGTTGTTTACCCGAGCCTGACCATGCAGACCGAGTTCCCGGTCGCGCTGGTCGAGAAGGTGGTGGACAAGAAGGGGACGCGCAAACAGGCGCAGGCTTATCTCGACTACCTGTGGTCGAAGGAGGGTCAGGAAAATGCGGCGCAGAACTACCTGCGGCCGCGTGATCCGGAGATCCTGAAGAAATACGCCCAGTCCTTCCCGCCGGTGAAGACCTTCACCGTCGACGCGGTGTTCGGCAGTGCGACCAAGGCTTTCGCGGTGCACTTCAAGGACGGCGGCACCTTCGACCAGCTCTACCAAAGCAAGTAA